The following coding sequences are from one Candidatus Melainabacteria bacterium window:
- a CDS encoding guanylate kinase → MPKGNLIVITGPSGVGKGTVVQRLLDDVPNLAKSVSATTRAMRPGEQDGIDYFFVTDEKFAEMLENHEFMEWAEYSGNFYGTPRKWVEEQLRVKRSEEGDHAGTDVILEIEVDGAKQICDRFPQAVLIFLSPPSFDELKSRLKGRGTESPAKIQLRLHKARQEMRERGLFHYEVVNDNIDEAVKNLTHIVYAERCRIRETKAPGASDEHY, encoded by the coding sequence CTGCCAAAGGGAAATTTGATTGTCATAACCGGACCTTCCGGAGTTGGAAAGGGGACAGTCGTGCAGCGTTTGCTCGACGACGTACCGAACCTGGCTAAATCGGTTTCGGCAACGACACGTGCTATGAGACCCGGGGAACAGGACGGTATTGATTACTTCTTCGTCACCGACGAGAAGTTTGCCGAGATGCTTGAGAATCACGAGTTCATGGAGTGGGCTGAGTATTCGGGCAATTTTTACGGCACGCCTCGCAAGTGGGTGGAAGAACAACTTCGCGTCAAGAGAAGTGAAGAAGGCGATCATGCCGGTACTGACGTAATTCTTGAAATCGAAGTGGACGGCGCAAAACAGATTTGCGATCGCTTTCCCCAGGCTGTACTTATCTTTTTGTCACCGCCGTCATTTGATGAATTGAAAAGTCGTTTGAAGGGGCGAGGCACTGAAAGCCCCGCCAAAATACAGCTTCGCCTGCACAAAGCAAGGCAGGAAATGCGCGAGCGGGGGCTGTTCCATTATGAAGTTGTAAATGACAACATTGATGAAGCTGTCAAAAATCTGACGCATATAGTGTATGCTGAAAGGTGTCGTATACGAGAAACAAAGGCACCTGGGGCTTCAGATGAGCACTAC
- a CDS encoding fibronectin/fibrinogen-binding protein has translation MQPFDALTMRAVLSEAKPLLIGRKVDKVYQNARDEIVFSMRAKAGMTNLLLSAQSAYGRICLVRQAQLNQSDKPKPNHSQSQFLLLLRRHLTSSTLVGIEQPTGERTADLIFSCTDEVGGTSLKILTAEVMGRHSNLIFWDKNTEKILTASHVVTQEMSRQREVAAGLRFVRPPKQDKPNIFTVSKEDFFARADDLIEKVQQDVGAPLIAPTVEQWLITTFTGLGRQLSEELVASTGLKSSIQEAVKDSNFKTILWEKSLALQTTDHFKPAMRLDLSRYTVLSWWAGVEDESVWRPFPSANDMVDEYYKSVENREQFQQLRERLRSELKNEIEKLENRISAASQHVTAAEDLDQLKRSGDLILAHLNEIKPGQETLQCANLYGENGATQTIKLNPNLNGSQNAQFFYRQFAKSRSRLTAASAACAEATKRLETVRGQSEAVERAADSEELRRLKDNLIGRKQSELPKTAPAKPNDKKKSKAKILSLTSSDGWTIYVGRNRHENDQLLSRLAQPNDLWLHVLGQGGAHVLIKVPASKQEPPLNTIKEAAQVAARLSKASTGSKVRVVYTQCKHVKKLGKDKPGLVRYENEKTLEIDTSTPMPKCMKTLFSN, from the coding sequence ATGCAACCATTCGACGCCCTGACAATGAGGGCTGTTCTCAGCGAAGCTAAACCGCTATTGATAGGGCGCAAGGTAGACAAAGTCTATCAAAACGCCAGAGATGAAATTGTGTTTTCCATGCGCGCAAAAGCAGGGATGACGAACTTATTGTTGTCAGCCCAGTCTGCTTACGGTCGCATTTGCCTGGTGCGCCAGGCGCAACTTAATCAGAGCGACAAACCAAAACCGAACCATTCACAATCCCAATTCCTGCTTCTACTACGGCGACATCTGACAAGCTCCACACTGGTAGGCATTGAACAACCCACTGGCGAGCGCACGGCTGATCTGATTTTCTCGTGTACAGATGAAGTCGGAGGTACGTCCCTGAAGATTCTCACCGCTGAAGTAATGGGGCGACACAGCAACTTGATCTTCTGGGATAAGAATACGGAAAAAATTCTGACGGCTTCGCATGTGGTGACACAAGAAATGAGTCGCCAGAGAGAAGTGGCAGCCGGACTGAGATTTGTTCGTCCACCAAAACAAGACAAGCCCAATATTTTCACCGTGTCAAAAGAAGACTTCTTCGCCAGGGCAGATGACTTGATTGAGAAAGTTCAACAAGATGTGGGCGCCCCTTTGATTGCGCCCACAGTAGAACAGTGGCTAATCACAACATTTACCGGATTGGGACGCCAGCTTTCGGAAGAATTAGTAGCCAGCACAGGTCTGAAGAGTTCTATTCAAGAAGCCGTAAAAGACAGTAACTTCAAGACTATTTTGTGGGAAAAATCTCTGGCGCTGCAGACGACTGATCACTTCAAACCGGCAATGAGACTCGACTTAAGCCGCTACACAGTACTGTCGTGGTGGGCAGGAGTTGAAGACGAATCGGTCTGGCGTCCGTTTCCCAGCGCCAACGACATGGTTGATGAATACTATAAATCAGTGGAAAACCGAGAGCAGTTTCAACAATTACGCGAACGCCTGCGCTCAGAGCTGAAAAATGAAATTGAGAAACTAGAGAACCGCATCTCTGCAGCATCTCAACACGTTACAGCAGCAGAAGATCTGGATCAGCTGAAACGCTCCGGTGATTTGATTTTGGCCCATCTAAACGAAATAAAGCCTGGTCAGGAAACACTGCAATGCGCAAATTTGTACGGCGAGAACGGTGCCACACAAACAATCAAATTGAATCCCAATCTGAACGGATCGCAGAACGCGCAATTTTTCTATCGGCAGTTTGCCAAAAGCAGATCGAGGTTGACTGCCGCCTCAGCGGCGTGCGCAGAAGCAACAAAGCGCCTGGAAACAGTGCGCGGTCAATCTGAAGCTGTAGAGCGTGCTGCAGACAGCGAGGAATTACGCCGGCTAAAAGACAATTTGATCGGGCGAAAACAGAGTGAGCTCCCCAAAACCGCCCCTGCAAAACCAAACGATAAGAAAAAATCGAAAGCGAAAATATTGAGTTTGACGTCATCAGACGGATGGACAATCTATGTCGGACGCAACCGACATGAGAACGACCAGCTTCTGAGCAGACTGGCACAGCCAAACGACCTCTGGCTTCACGTGCTTGGACAGGGGGGCGCTCATGTTCTGATTAAGGTACCCGCATCCAAGCAGGAGCCGCCCTTGAACACTATCAAAGAGGCAGCTCAAGTAGCGGCGCGTCTATCGAAAGCCTCGACCGGCAGCAAAGTTCGAGTGGTTTACACACAATGTAAACATGTAAAAAAGCTCGGCAAAGACAAACCCGGTCTGGTCAGATACGAAAACGAAAAGACGCTTGAAATCGATACTTCCACGCCCATGCCGAAGTGTATGAAGACGCTCTTCAGCAATTAA
- a CDS encoding NADPH:quinone reductase, translated as MPRVVRFHNFGGPEVLKIENIEIDEPGENEVKIKVEAIGLNRAEIVFREGKYLERDVDFPSRIGYEAAGVVEAVGAKVTNCKVGDKVSTIPSFSMAKYGVYGDTAVVPATAVAHYPDHLSTHEATSIWMQYLTAYGALIEFGNTQPGDFVVITAASSSVGFAAIQLVKEIGATSIATTRSAAKKQALLDAGADHVVVTDEEDLERRVHQITKGKGSRVIFDAVAGTFLKDLADLAAPEATIFIYGALSMMPTPFPLMMALKKGLVIRGYTLFQITGRPDRLERAKKYVIDGLTSGKLKPVLDKTFTLDQIAEAHRHMQSNEQIGKIIVSVN; from the coding sequence ATGCCTCGTGTCGTGCGTTTTCATAATTTCGGCGGACCGGAAGTACTCAAAATAGAAAATATTGAGATTGACGAACCCGGCGAAAATGAAGTCAAAATCAAAGTAGAAGCAATTGGTCTGAACCGTGCTGAAATTGTATTTCGAGAAGGTAAGTATCTCGAACGCGACGTCGACTTCCCAAGCAGAATTGGTTACGAAGCAGCTGGAGTTGTCGAAGCAGTCGGCGCAAAAGTGACCAACTGTAAGGTGGGAGACAAGGTCAGTACGATTCCATCGTTCTCGATGGCCAAATATGGCGTCTATGGAGATACGGCAGTCGTTCCCGCAACAGCAGTAGCACACTATCCAGACCATCTCAGTACACACGAAGCAACGTCCATCTGGATGCAATACCTGACCGCTTACGGAGCACTGATTGAATTCGGGAATACCCAACCAGGCGACTTTGTAGTAATCACAGCAGCCAGCAGTAGTGTCGGGTTCGCTGCAATTCAACTTGTCAAAGAGATAGGCGCCACTTCAATTGCCACCACGCGCAGTGCGGCAAAAAAGCAAGCGCTGCTCGATGCCGGAGCCGATCACGTAGTCGTTACAGACGAAGAAGATCTGGAAAGACGGGTTCATCAAATCACCAAAGGGAAAGGCTCGCGCGTAATCTTCGATGCGGTTGCCGGTACATTTTTGAAAGATCTTGCAGACCTGGCTGCACCGGAAGCCACGATCTTTATTTACGGAGCCCTGAGCATGATGCCAACACCATTCCCGCTCATGATGGCTTTGAAGAAAGGACTGGTAATCCGCGGCTATACACTGTTTCAAATAACGGGCAGACCGGACCGACTTGAGCGGGCGAAAAAATATGTTATTGACGGTCTCACATCAGGCAAGCTCAAACCTGTGCTGGATAAGACTTTTACACTAGACCAGATCGCCGAAGCGCACCGGCATATGCAGTCGAACGAACAGATCGGCAAAATAATCGTCTCTGTCAATTAA
- the lexA gene encoding transcriptional repressor LexA: protein MSDFDGNAVLAGLPPRQRDVVHHIINLTEEHGYPPTLAELAAALGLKNRMTVHQHVAALKKKGLVHWEPGLNRSLKVVGEAQQFLQKERSSHSSSRSNSSSVIDLDSKRPAGLPLAGTIAAGRPIDAVQSDEYLEIDQKYSDDGCYALKVKGDSMIEDGIYDGDYVIIKPNPSPRNGEVVVALLEDGSATLKRFFKEKNGYRLQPANSEMEPIFVDSASELQIQGSVVGLFRKL from the coding sequence ATGTCTGACTTTGATGGAAACGCTGTCCTGGCCGGTCTGCCGCCCAGACAGAGGGATGTTGTCCACCACATTATTAACCTCACAGAAGAACACGGTTATCCACCAACTCTGGCGGAGCTTGCAGCGGCATTAGGGTTAAAAAATCGGATGACTGTGCACCAGCACGTCGCCGCCTTGAAGAAAAAGGGACTTGTTCACTGGGAGCCAGGACTGAACCGTTCGTTAAAAGTGGTTGGTGAAGCGCAACAATTTCTACAGAAAGAGCGTTCCTCCCATTCCAGCTCCCGCTCGAACTCAAGCTCAGTTATCGACCTGGACTCCAAACGTCCGGCCGGTCTACCTCTGGCTGGCACGATCGCTGCCGGTCGACCAATCGATGCAGTGCAGTCAGACGAATATCTGGAAATCGACCAGAAATATAGTGATGACGGCTGTTACGCGCTGAAAGTCAAAGGCGATTCAATGATTGAAGACGGCATATACGACGGTGATTACGTCATCATCAAACCAAATCCATCCCCGCGAAATGGCGAAGTTGTAGTCGCTTTGCTGGAAGATGGATCTGCCACGTTGAAGCGCTTCTTCAAAGAAAAGAATGGCTATCGATTACAACCAGCCAATAGCGAGATGGAACCAATTTTTGTTGATTCGGCAAGCGAGCTGCAAATACAGGGAAGCGTCGTCGGGCTCTTCAGAAAACTTTAG
- the rocF gene encoding arginase, whose protein sequence is MTPEIKSAPAVTTSKELHRHRQSGPNLATAVTLIYVPLHLGGSHRGVSMGPAAMKVADVAAKIEKIGFRVAREVDINVPHSVCWWDKNSTAKCVPEIAEVSQAVADAVEEALVAGTIPITIGGDHSLAIGSIAGVSNHFRKSNQKFGLIWFDAHGDINTPDTSDSGNVHGMPFAVSLGQGDPRLVNLCGFSPKVESDKSVLVGIRAIDAPEREIITKTGVTAFTMRDIDHLGLGKVTDLALSAVGNDIAGLHVSFDIDAIDPQVAPGVSTPSSGGLSYRESHLALELLAETGLIRSIDIVELNPAKDTRNKTADLATGLILSALGQNIL, encoded by the coding sequence GTGACACCTGAAATCAAGTCTGCACCAGCGGTTACAACGAGTAAGGAACTTCACAGGCATAGGCAGAGTGGACCAAATCTGGCTACGGCCGTGACTTTGATCTATGTGCCGCTCCATCTTGGTGGTTCTCACAGGGGCGTGAGCATGGGACCGGCTGCCATGAAGGTCGCCGATGTCGCTGCAAAGATTGAAAAAATCGGGTTCAGAGTGGCCAGAGAAGTTGATATCAACGTGCCCCATTCAGTTTGCTGGTGGGACAAAAACAGCACTGCCAAGTGTGTGCCTGAGATCGCTGAAGTCAGTCAAGCTGTGGCCGATGCGGTTGAAGAGGCTCTAGTAGCCGGAACTATTCCGATAACAATCGGGGGCGACCACAGCTTAGCTATCGGTAGTATTGCCGGTGTTTCCAATCACTTCCGTAAATCGAACCAGAAATTCGGTCTGATCTGGTTTGATGCTCATGGTGACATTAACACGCCTGACACCAGTGACAGTGGCAATGTCCACGGTATGCCTTTTGCGGTGTCACTTGGACAGGGTGACCCTCGTCTCGTCAATTTGTGTGGTTTTTCGCCCAAGGTAGAAAGTGATAAGTCCGTACTCGTAGGAATTCGCGCTATTGACGCACCGGAGCGCGAAATTATCACCAAAACTGGTGTCACAGCGTTTACGATGCGCGACATCGATCACCTCGGTCTGGGCAAAGTAACAGACTTAGCTCTGAGTGCAGTCGGAAACGACATTGCCGGCTTGCACGTATCGTTTGATATTGACGCTATCGACCCGCAAGTCGCCCCTGGCGTAAGCACTCCTTCGAGCGGCGGCTTGAGTTACAGAGAAAGTCATCTGGCCCTGGAATTGCTTGCTGAAACTGGTTTGATTCGTTCAATCGACATCGTTGAGCTGAATCCAGCCAAAGACACCCGCAATAAGACGGCTGATCTGGCCACAGGGCTGATTCTGTCAGCTTTAGGTCAAAACATCCTCTAG